In Arthrobacter sp. UKPF54-2, the following are encoded in one genomic region:
- a CDS encoding YeiH family protein, whose translation MPQTSGRLRAFPALLPGLTACAAAVGTALAVHALLPALPAMTVAVLLGLLAANLPGVSGWSAGPGRAGLDFAGKHLMRAGIVVLGLKVSVLEVLALGWPALLLISGVVLAAFAGTYGIGRMFRLPPRISLLIATGFAICGASAIGAMAAVRRIRQQDTVLPIALVTLCGTLAIGVLPLLIGPLGLGPEAFGAWAGASVHDVGQVVATAQTAGASALAVAVIVKLTRVLLLAPMVAAAGVHHRIGSDAGGRLPPVVPLFVVGFIAMAALRSAGWLSPAALDAAAVVQDLLLGMALFGLGSAVRVGQLLRTGTRALLAALASWLLIAALGLAAAVVLVPGR comes from the coding sequence CTGCCGCAGACGTCCGGCCGGCTGCGGGCGTTTCCGGCGCTGCTGCCCGGCCTGACCGCCTGCGCCGCCGCCGTCGGGACCGCCCTCGCCGTCCACGCCCTGCTGCCCGCTCTGCCGGCCATGACCGTGGCGGTCCTCCTGGGGCTGCTGGCCGCGAACCTGCCCGGAGTGTCCGGCTGGAGCGCCGGGCCCGGCAGGGCCGGGCTGGACTTCGCGGGCAAACACCTGATGCGCGCCGGGATCGTGGTGCTGGGGCTCAAGGTCAGCGTGCTGGAGGTGCTGGCCCTGGGCTGGCCGGCACTGCTGCTGATCAGCGGGGTAGTGCTGGCGGCGTTCGCGGGCACCTACGGGATCGGCCGGATGTTCCGGCTGCCGCCGCGCATTTCGCTGCTGATCGCCACCGGCTTCGCCATCTGCGGGGCCTCCGCGATCGGGGCGATGGCCGCGGTGCGCCGGATCCGGCAGCAGGACACCGTGCTGCCGATCGCGCTGGTCACCCTCTGCGGCACCCTCGCCATCGGCGTCCTGCCGCTGCTCATCGGCCCGCTGGGGCTCGGCCCGGAAGCCTTCGGGGCGTGGGCCGGGGCCTCGGTGCACGACGTCGGGCAGGTGGTCGCCACCGCGCAGACCGCCGGGGCCTCGGCGCTCGCGGTCGCCGTGATCGTCAAACTCACCCGGGTGCTGCTGCTCGCCCCCATGGTCGCCGCGGCCGGCGTCCACCACCGGATCGGGTCCGACGCCGGCGGCCGGCTCCCGCCGGTTGTGCCGCTGTTCGTGGTCGGGTTCATTGCCATGGCGGCCCTGCGGAGCGCCGGTTGGCTCTCCCCCGCCGCGCTCGACGCCGCCGCCGTGGTCCAGGACCTGCTGCTGGGCATGGCCCTGTTCGGACTCGGCTCGGCCGTCCGGGTGGGTCAGCTGCTGCGGACCGGAACCCGCGCCCTGCTCGCGGCACTGGCCTCCTGGCTGCTGATCGCGGCCCTCGGGCTGGCCGCCGCCGTCGTCCTGGTCCCCGGCCGCTGA
- the serB gene encoding phosphoserine phosphatase SerB, with translation MSSNVTAVSYGVNLSLSEVEQVRQALAGAGLALGAENTAGDGRYSAYSVDCTLPGALTSAGLAALRRSIAGIDGVDTAVVPAALRQAPRKLLIMDVDSTLIKQEVIELLAAYAGKREEVTAVTEAAMRGELDFAQSLHARVAVLAGLPADVVDSVRAEVSLSEGAAELVAAFKAAGHAVAVVSGGFNQILRPIAEGLGLDYWIANELEIADGALTGKVVGDVVDRAAKEKYLREWAAAEGIPMEHTIAVGDGANDLDMLGAAGIGVAFNAKPAVRAAADAAINMPYLDAVRHIAGV, from the coding sequence ATGAGTTCGAACGTGACCGCGGTCAGCTACGGCGTCAATCTGTCCCTTTCCGAAGTGGAGCAGGTGCGCCAGGCACTGGCCGGAGCGGGGCTGGCCCTCGGCGCCGAAAATACTGCCGGGGACGGCCGCTACTCCGCCTATTCGGTGGACTGCACGCTCCCCGGCGCCCTGACCTCCGCCGGGCTCGCCGCGCTCCGCCGGAGCATCGCCGGAATCGACGGGGTGGACACGGCGGTTGTGCCCGCGGCGCTGCGGCAGGCCCCGCGGAAGCTGCTGATCATGGACGTCGACTCAACCCTGATCAAGCAGGAGGTCATCGAACTGTTGGCCGCCTATGCGGGCAAACGCGAGGAAGTGACGGCCGTGACCGAGGCGGCCATGCGCGGCGAGCTGGACTTCGCGCAGAGCCTGCACGCCCGGGTGGCGGTGCTCGCCGGGCTGCCGGCCGACGTCGTCGATTCCGTCCGCGCCGAGGTGTCCCTGAGCGAGGGCGCCGCCGAACTGGTGGCGGCCTTCAAGGCGGCCGGGCACGCGGTGGCGGTCGTTTCGGGCGGTTTCAACCAGATCCTGCGCCCGATTGCGGAGGGCCTGGGGCTGGACTACTGGATCGCCAACGAACTGGAAATTGCCGACGGCGCCCTGACCGGCAAGGTGGTGGGCGATGTGGTGGACCGCGCCGCAAAGGAGAAGTACCTGCGCGAGTGGGCGGCCGCCGAGGGCATCCCGATGGAGCACACCATTGCGGTGGGCGACGGCGCCAATGACCTGGACATGCTCGGCGCCGCCGGGATCGGCGTAGCGTTCAATGCCAAGCCGGCGGTCCGCGCCGCGGCCGACGCCGCGATCAACATGCCCTACCTGGACGCCGTCCGGCACATCGCTGGCGTCTGA
- a CDS encoding RNA methyltransferase translates to MSFHHLESADDPRVADYTRLTDVHLRKLREPAEGMYIAESSRVLRRALAAGHRPRSFFLAEKWLPDLADVFEQYPDVPAYIGSAALLEEITGFHLHRGAMAAMQRPAPVPLPELLAGARRIAVLEDIVDHTNVGAIFRSAAALGLDAVLVTPRCGDPLYRRSVRVSMGTVFQVPWARLEEWPGALAVLQEHGFVVAAMELTGDAVDVDVLAARNPEKLALVLGTEGAGMSEATLAAVDLAVKIPMRAGVDSLNVAAASAVAFWELRNRG, encoded by the coding sequence GTGAGCTTCCACCACCTCGAATCCGCGGACGACCCGCGCGTCGCCGACTACACCCGGCTGACCGACGTGCACCTGCGCAAGCTCCGTGAACCCGCCGAGGGGATGTACATCGCCGAGTCCTCCCGGGTGCTGCGCCGTGCCCTGGCCGCCGGGCACCGCCCGCGGTCCTTCTTCCTGGCGGAGAAATGGCTCCCGGACCTGGCCGACGTCTTCGAGCAGTACCCGGACGTGCCGGCCTACATCGGGTCCGCCGCGCTGCTGGAGGAGATCACCGGCTTCCACCTGCACCGCGGCGCGATGGCCGCCATGCAGCGCCCGGCGCCCGTGCCGCTGCCCGAACTGCTCGCCGGGGCCCGCCGGATCGCCGTGCTCGAGGACATCGTGGACCACACGAACGTCGGCGCGATCTTCCGCTCCGCAGCGGCGCTGGGCCTCGATGCCGTGCTGGTGACCCCGCGCTGCGGCGACCCGCTGTACCGGCGCAGCGTCCGCGTCAGCATGGGCACCGTCTTCCAGGTCCCGTGGGCCCGGCTGGAGGAGTGGCCGGGCGCACTGGCAGTGCTGCAGGAGCACGGCTTCGTGGTGGCTGCCATGGAGCTGACCGGGGACGCGGTCGACGTCGACGTGCTCGCGGCCCGGAATCCGGAGAAGCTGGCGCTGGTGCTCGGCACCGAGGGCGCCGGAATGAGCGAGGCGACCCTCGCCGCCGTCGACCTCGCCGTGAAGATTCCGATGCGCGCCGGGGTCGATTCGCTCAACGTGGCGGCCGCGTCCGCCGTCGCGTTCTGGGAGCTGCGGAACCGCGGCTGA
- a CDS encoding SDR family oxidoreductase, whose protein sequence is MGLLENKTAIVTGSSRGIGADVAKFLAAEGAAVIVNYRQKAPRANKVVAEIEAAGGRAAAVGADLTTQEGVQALASAAMENFGSLDLLVLNASGGMESGMEEGYALKLNRDAQVNMLNAAVPLMPEGSRVVFVTSHQAHFIETVPTMPEYEPVARSKRAGEDALRDLVPSLAEKGISLVVVSGDMIEGTVTATLLDRSNPGAIEARRAEAGKLYSVKEFAAEVAKMATADVETGHTEYVGGADYFDKASGTT, encoded by the coding sequence ATGGGACTGCTGGAGAACAAGACCGCGATCGTCACCGGTTCGTCGCGCGGCATCGGCGCTGACGTCGCTAAATTCCTGGCCGCCGAGGGTGCCGCCGTGATCGTGAACTACCGCCAGAAGGCCCCGCGCGCCAACAAGGTGGTCGCGGAGATCGAGGCCGCCGGCGGCCGCGCCGCAGCCGTCGGCGCGGACCTGACCACGCAGGAAGGCGTCCAGGCCCTCGCCAGCGCCGCGATGGAGAACTTCGGCTCGCTGGATCTGCTGGTCCTCAACGCCTCCGGCGGCATGGAATCCGGCATGGAAGAGGGCTACGCCCTCAAGCTCAACCGCGACGCCCAGGTGAACATGCTCAACGCCGCCGTGCCGCTGATGCCCGAGGGTTCGCGCGTGGTGTTTGTGACCAGCCACCAGGCGCACTTCATCGAGACCGTCCCCACCATGCCCGAGTATGAGCCGGTGGCCCGCAGCAAGCGTGCCGGCGAGGACGCACTCCGCGACCTCGTGCCGAGCCTCGCCGAAAAGGGCATCTCCCTGGTGGTCGTCTCCGGTGACATGATCGAGGGCACCGTCACGGCCACCCTGCTGGACCGCTCCAACCCGGGCGCCATCGAGGCCCGCCGCGCCGAGGCCGGCAAGCTCTACTCGGTCAAGGAGTTCGCCGCCGAGGTCGCCAAGATGGCCACCGCCGACGTCGAGACCGGCCACACCGAATACGTCGGCGGCGCCGACTACTTCGACAAGGCCAGCGGCACCACCTAG
- a CDS encoding sulfite exporter TauE/SafE family protein codes for MEFLSSVFIFFAGLWAGTINSVVGSGTLVTFPVLIALGFAPVTASISNAMGLVAGSAAGAWGYRKELAGRRNQLLKLLPASLLGGITGAYLLLHLPEVVFQYAAPALIVVALLMVVFQPRLQRWVQTREQNPEHAIRDKQHGILLVVLVYLAGVYGGYFVAAQGILLVGILGVFMAGTMQNANAMKNILVLGVNIVAAVSYLLFAFDRISWTAVGLIAVSSLIGGLIGARVGRRLSPTVLRGVIFTLGLVALGFMIAKLLN; via the coding sequence GTGGAGTTCCTCAGCAGCGTCTTCATCTTCTTCGCCGGGCTCTGGGCCGGCACCATCAACAGTGTGGTCGGTTCGGGCACGCTGGTGACCTTCCCGGTGCTGATCGCGCTCGGCTTCGCGCCGGTCACCGCCTCGATCAGCAACGCCATGGGCCTCGTGGCGGGCAGCGCCGCCGGCGCCTGGGGCTACCGCAAGGAGCTCGCCGGGCGCCGGAACCAACTGCTGAAGCTGCTGCCGGCCTCGCTGCTCGGCGGCATCACCGGCGCGTACCTGCTGCTGCACCTTCCGGAGGTGGTCTTCCAGTACGCGGCGCCCGCCCTGATTGTGGTGGCCCTGCTGATGGTCGTGTTCCAGCCGCGGCTCCAGCGCTGGGTGCAGACCCGGGAACAGAACCCGGAGCACGCCATCCGGGACAAGCAGCACGGGATCCTGCTTGTCGTGCTGGTCTACCTCGCCGGCGTCTACGGCGGCTACTTCGTGGCTGCACAGGGAATCCTGCTGGTGGGCATCCTTGGAGTGTTTATGGCCGGGACCATGCAGAACGCCAACGCGATGAAAAACATCCTGGTCCTTGGGGTGAACATCGTCGCCGCGGTGTCCTACCTGCTCTTCGCCTTCGACCGGATCAGCTGGACCGCCGTCGGCCTGATCGCCGTGAGCTCGCTGATCGGCGGCCTGATCGGCGCCCGGGTGGGCCGGCGGCTCTCGCCTACGGTGCTGCGGGGCGTTATTTTCACCCTGGGCCTGGTGGCGCTGGGCTTTATGATCGCCAAACTGCTGAACTGA
- a CDS encoding ABC transporter ATP-binding protein — translation MSDVLEMAAVSVVRGAKTLLDKVDWQVKEGERWVILGPNGAGKTTLLQVAAARLHPTSGMAGILEEILGAVDVFELRPRIGLSSAALANQIPEHEKVLNVVVTAAYGVTGRWREGYEKDDERRAFALLNEWGMGPLLNRPFASLSEGERKRVQIARALMTDPELLLLDEPAAGLDLGGREDLVHRLSGLARDDAAPAIVLVTHHLEEVPPGFTHALLMRDGSVVAAGPLEEVLTAENLSETFGVDLDVNVSGGRYTATARR, via the coding sequence ATGAGTGATGTTCTTGAAATGGCCGCCGTCAGCGTTGTACGTGGGGCGAAAACGCTCCTGGACAAGGTCGACTGGCAGGTCAAGGAGGGCGAGCGTTGGGTGATCCTGGGCCCCAACGGCGCCGGCAAGACCACTCTGCTGCAGGTGGCCGCCGCCCGCCTGCACCCCACGTCCGGCATGGCCGGGATCCTCGAAGAGATCCTCGGCGCCGTCGACGTCTTTGAACTCCGCCCTCGCATCGGCCTGTCCTCGGCCGCCCTCGCCAACCAGATCCCGGAGCACGAGAAGGTCCTCAACGTCGTTGTGACCGCCGCCTACGGGGTCACCGGGCGCTGGCGCGAGGGCTACGAAAAGGACGACGAACGCCGCGCCTTCGCCCTGCTCAACGAGTGGGGGATGGGCCCGCTGCTCAACCGCCCCTTCGCCTCACTCTCCGAGGGGGAGCGCAAGCGCGTGCAGATCGCCCGGGCGCTCATGACGGACCCGGAACTGCTGCTGCTCGACGAGCCCGCCGCCGGCCTTGACCTGGGCGGCCGCGAAGACCTCGTGCACCGGCTCAGCGGACTGGCCCGCGACGACGCTGCGCCCGCGATCGTGCTGGTCACCCACCACCTGGAGGAAGTCCCGCCGGGTTTCACCCACGCCCTTTTGATGCGCGACGGCAGCGTGGTCGCCGCCGGCCCGCTGGAGGAGGTGCTGACCGCGGAGAACCTCAGCGAGACGTTCGGTGTGGACCTGGACGTCAACGTCTCCGGCGGCCGCTACACCGCCACCGCCCGCCGCTAG
- a CDS encoding type B 50S ribosomal protein L31, whose product MQSDIHPKYEAVVFNDLASGVKFLTKSTVSSSKTIEWEDGNTYPVIDVEISSESHPFYTGKQRIMDSAGRVERFNARFKGFGGKK is encoded by the coding sequence ATGCAGTCTGATATCCACCCGAAGTACGAAGCTGTTGTTTTCAACGACCTGGCTTCCGGCGTCAAGTTCCTGACCAAGTCCACCGTGTCTTCCTCGAAGACCATCGAGTGGGAAGACGGAAACACCTACCCGGTCATCGACGTCGAAATCTCCTCCGAGTCCCACCCGTTCTACACGGGCAAGCAGCGCATCATGGACTCTGCAGGCCGCGTCGAGCGCTTCAACGCTCGCTTCAAGGGCTTCGGCGGCAAGAAGTAA
- a CDS encoding biotin/lipoate A/B protein ligase family protein has product MTTLPPVPGSGSADEDGRRRHGEYKVPGGKLVVADLDVVDGVLAHVSISGDFFLEPDEALLDINHSLTGLPADAGAADLAAAVTAALPEDAVLFGFSAGAVAIAVRRALAKATGWGDHHWNIIGPSVLPTHVNVALDEVLTEEVGAGRRNPTLRFWDWEEPSVVIGSFQSVRNEVHPDGVIRHGISVVRRISGGGAMFMEAGNCITYSLYLPQTLVDGISFADSYGFLDAWVMAALEKVGISAFYVPLNDIATEHGKIGGAAQKRLANGGMLHHVTMSYDIDADKMVEVLRIGKEKLSDKGTTSAKKRVDPLRRQTGLARAEIVAAMMEVFTERYGATPAELTEAELDAARRRVGTKFGTEEWLHRVP; this is encoded by the coding sequence ATGACAACCCTTCCCCCCGTTCCCGGTTCCGGCAGTGCAGACGAGGACGGCCGACGCCGCCACGGCGAGTACAAGGTCCCCGGCGGCAAACTGGTGGTGGCCGACCTCGACGTCGTCGACGGCGTCCTGGCGCACGTCTCGATCAGCGGGGACTTCTTCCTGGAGCCCGACGAGGCGCTCCTGGACATCAACCACAGCCTCACCGGGCTGCCCGCCGACGCCGGCGCGGCCGACCTTGCCGCGGCGGTCACGGCGGCGTTGCCGGAGGACGCGGTGCTGTTCGGCTTCTCCGCAGGAGCGGTCGCGATCGCGGTCCGGCGCGCCCTGGCGAAAGCCACCGGCTGGGGCGACCACCATTGGAACATCATCGGCCCGTCGGTGCTGCCCACGCACGTGAACGTCGCACTCGACGAGGTCCTCACCGAAGAGGTCGGTGCCGGCCGGCGCAACCCGACACTGCGGTTCTGGGACTGGGAGGAGCCATCCGTGGTGATCGGCAGCTTCCAGTCCGTCCGCAACGAGGTCCACCCCGACGGCGTCATCCGGCACGGCATCAGCGTGGTCCGCCGGATCAGCGGCGGCGGCGCCATGTTCATGGAAGCCGGCAACTGCATCACCTACTCGCTGTACCTGCCGCAGACCCTCGTGGACGGCATCAGCTTCGCCGACTCCTACGGCTTCCTGGACGCATGGGTGATGGCCGCGCTGGAAAAAGTCGGCATCAGCGCGTTCTACGTGCCGCTCAATGACATCGCCACCGAGCACGGCAAGATCGGCGGCGCCGCGCAGAAGCGGCTCGCCAACGGCGGCATGCTGCACCACGTCACCATGAGCTACGACATCGACGCGGACAAGATGGTGGAGGTGCTGCGGATCGGCAAGGAAAAGCTCTCGGACAAGGGCACCACCAGCGCCAAAAAGCGCGTTGACCCGCTCCGCCGGCAGACCGGCCTGGCCCGCGCCGAGATCGTCGCGGCGATGATGGAGGTCTTCACCGAGCGCTACGGGGCGACGCCGGCGGAACTCACCGAGGCCGAACTCGACGCCGCCCGCCGGCGCGTGGGGACCAAGTTCGGCACCGAAGAGTGGCTCCACCGGGTCCCGTAG
- a CDS encoding circularly permuted type 2 ATP-grasp protein translates to MSDLFEDYSEAAGRSGAYDEMFAPGQEARRSYGQVAGALRELSLADVTARADSMARTFLDRGVTFDFAGEERPFPLDIVPRVIPADEWAVLERGVAQRVRALEAFLNDVYDKMMVVSDGVIPRQLVTTSAHFHRQVHGFEPAGGVRVHISGIDVVRDAAGTFRVLEDNVRVPSGVSYVLENRRAMAKGLPEAFGQQLIRPVEEYPRRLLSALRKTAPSGVDDPTVVVLTPGVFNSAYFEHTLLAGLMGVELVEGRDLICRGNRVYMRTTAGEQRVDVIYKRIDDEFLDPLQFRSDSMLGCPGLVNAARAGGVTIANAVGNGVADDKLVYSYVPDLIRYYLGEEPVIANVDTFRLEEKEAREHVLDRLDELVVKPVDGSGGKGLVIGPDASKDELEALRKRIIADPRGWIAQPVLQLSTVPTLSGDKFGPRHVDLRPFAVNDGDDVWVLPGGLTRVALKEGSLIVNSSQGGGSKDTWVLADSPQVPVEVIPRPAIAVRERVSVWPVESNWRDSQKEQQQQQQQSSDAQEVAANA, encoded by the coding sequence ATGTCTGACCTTTTTGAGGATTACTCAGAGGCTGCCGGCCGAAGTGGCGCCTACGACGAGATGTTTGCCCCGGGCCAGGAGGCCCGGCGCTCTTACGGCCAGGTTGCCGGGGCGTTGCGGGAGCTCTCGCTGGCCGACGTCACGGCGCGGGCGGACTCGATGGCCCGGACGTTCCTGGACCGCGGCGTCACCTTCGACTTCGCGGGGGAGGAGCGGCCATTCCCGCTGGACATCGTCCCCCGGGTGATCCCGGCGGACGAATGGGCTGTGCTCGAACGCGGCGTGGCGCAGCGGGTGCGCGCCCTGGAGGCCTTCCTCAACGACGTCTACGACAAAATGATGGTGGTGTCCGACGGCGTAATCCCGCGCCAGCTCGTCACCACCAGCGCGCATTTCCACCGCCAGGTCCACGGTTTCGAGCCGGCCGGCGGCGTCCGCGTCCACATCTCCGGCATCGACGTCGTCCGTGACGCGGCGGGCACGTTCCGGGTCCTCGAGGACAACGTGCGGGTGCCCTCCGGCGTCAGCTACGTGCTGGAGAACCGCCGGGCCATGGCCAAGGGCCTTCCCGAGGCCTTCGGCCAGCAACTGATCCGCCCGGTGGAGGAATACCCCCGCCGGCTGCTCTCCGCGCTGCGCAAGACCGCGCCGTCCGGCGTCGACGATCCCACTGTCGTGGTCCTGACCCCCGGCGTGTTCAACAGCGCCTACTTCGAGCACACGCTGCTTGCCGGCTTGATGGGCGTGGAGCTGGTGGAGGGCCGAGACCTGATCTGCCGCGGCAACCGCGTCTACATGCGCACCACCGCCGGGGAACAGCGCGTGGACGTGATCTACAAGCGCATCGACGACGAGTTCCTCGACCCCCTGCAGTTCCGCTCCGACTCCATGCTCGGCTGCCCCGGGCTGGTTAACGCCGCCCGTGCCGGCGGCGTCACGATCGCCAATGCCGTGGGCAACGGCGTCGCGGACGACAAGCTCGTCTACAGCTACGTGCCGGACCTGATCCGCTACTACCTCGGCGAAGAGCCCGTGATCGCCAACGTGGACACCTTCCGGCTCGAGGAGAAGGAAGCCCGCGAACACGTGCTGGACCGGCTCGACGAACTGGTGGTCAAACCCGTCGACGGCTCCGGCGGCAAGGGCCTGGTGATCGGCCCGGACGCGTCCAAGGACGAGCTCGAGGCCCTGCGCAAGCGCATCATCGCCGATCCGCGCGGCTGGATCGCCCAGCCGGTCCTGCAGCTCTCCACCGTGCCCACCCTCAGCGGCGACAAGTTCGGCCCGCGGCACGTGGACCTGCGCCCCTTCGCCGTGAACGACGGCGACGACGTCTGGGTCCTGCCCGGCGGGCTCACCCGGGTGGCGCTGAAAGAGGGCTCCCTGATCGTGAACTCCAGCCAGGGCGGCGGCTCCAAGGACACGTGGGTGCTCGCGGATTCTCCCCAGGTCCCCGTCGAGGTCATCCCGCGGCCCGCCATCGCGGTCCGCGAACGGGTGTCCGTCTGGCCGGTGGAAAGCAACTGGCGCGACAGCCAGAAAGAGCAGCAGCAACAGCAGCAGCAGAGTTCCGACGCGCAGGAGGTAGCCGCGAATGCTTAG
- the pepN gene encoding aminopeptidase N, which translates to MSNQNLSRDEAATRSALITTHSYDVSLDVRQAADPDVAGYTSRSVINFSASEPGSSTFLDFIGESVHSVFLNGKGLPVADVVDGSRIRLENLQAENQVTVTGTALFSTSGEGMHRFFDPADGQCYLYTQYEPADARRVFANFEQPDLKAEFTFHVMAPSEWQVSSNGVESLRTQLTSDPATSRWDFAATKPMSTYITTVLAGPYFKAEDTWHGKLADGTALEVPLALYCRASMAPSFDADELFRLTRNGLDFFNALFDYPYPWGKYEQAFVPEYNLGAMENPGLVTFTESYVFTSRAADSQYQGRANTLLHEMAHMWFGDLVTMQWWDDLWLKESFADYMGTLGVDRTTEWDTAWVNFANNRKAWAYVQDQLPTTHPIVADIPDLEAAKQNFDGITYAKGASVLKQLVAYVGFDAFIAGSRRYFRDHAYGNTTLADLLAALSAASGRDLAAWARQWLQTSGISTLTSEIEERDGVLGSVSLVQHAEDPITGRQEPRPHRLRIGLYNFDEAGALVRTDSVETDVDGDRTDVGQLAGKARPALLLVNDEDLSYAKVRLDPQSEATVRRSLGAISDPMARALCWTALWDSARDAATPAAQYVDAVQRFAPTEQGIGVLLNVLGNAGTAIERYVPAARRGEVRSRFLDAAAAELRNAAPGSDQQLAWARTLAATSRFDAGQLGLLRGLLDGSTVIEGLSVDAELRWNLWHAIAAHGQATPGELDTELARDNTASGKSGHATALAARPDPKVKAEAWDAAVRGTALSNQLLSATIAGFNTAPAELLAGYVEPYFECLEQVWADRSIEIASRIVRGFYPAGQDLAGRGAAPEAHPVIVRTDAWLNGHPDAPRALRRIIIEQRSQLLRALTAQAAPA; encoded by the coding sequence GTGTCGAACCAGAACCTGAGCCGTGATGAAGCGGCAACCCGCTCAGCCCTGATTACCACCCACAGCTACGACGTGTCCCTTGACGTCCGGCAGGCGGCCGATCCCGACGTCGCGGGCTACACCAGCCGCAGCGTGATCAACTTTTCCGCCAGCGAACCCGGCTCCTCAACGTTCCTGGACTTCATCGGCGAGTCCGTGCACAGCGTCTTCCTCAACGGCAAGGGCCTGCCCGTGGCCGACGTGGTGGACGGCTCCCGGATCCGGCTGGAGAACCTGCAGGCCGAGAACCAGGTCACGGTCACCGGCACAGCCCTGTTCAGCACCTCCGGTGAGGGCATGCACCGCTTCTTCGACCCCGCCGACGGCCAGTGCTACCTGTACACGCAGTACGAGCCCGCGGACGCGCGGCGCGTCTTCGCGAACTTCGAACAGCCGGACCTCAAGGCGGAATTCACCTTCCACGTGATGGCCCCGTCCGAGTGGCAGGTCTCCTCGAACGGCGTCGAGTCCCTCCGCACGCAGCTGACCAGCGACCCGGCCACCAGCCGCTGGGACTTCGCCGCCACCAAGCCGATGTCCACCTACATCACCACGGTGCTCGCCGGTCCCTACTTCAAGGCCGAAGACACCTGGCACGGGAAGCTCGCGGACGGAACCGCGCTGGAGGTGCCGCTGGCCCTGTACTGCCGGGCCTCCATGGCGCCCTCCTTCGACGCGGACGAACTGTTCCGGCTGACCAGGAACGGCCTGGACTTCTTCAATGCCCTCTTCGACTACCCGTACCCGTGGGGGAAGTACGAGCAGGCCTTCGTGCCCGAATACAACCTCGGCGCCATGGAGAACCCGGGGCTGGTGACGTTCACCGAAAGCTACGTCTTCACCTCCCGCGCCGCCGATTCGCAGTACCAGGGCCGGGCCAACACCCTGCTGCACGAGATGGCGCACATGTGGTTCGGCGACCTCGTCACGATGCAGTGGTGGGATGACCTGTGGCTCAAGGAGTCGTTCGCGGATTACATGGGCACCCTGGGCGTGGACCGGACCACGGAGTGGGACACGGCCTGGGTGAATTTCGCCAACAACCGCAAGGCCTGGGCCTACGTCCAGGACCAGCTTCCCACCACACACCCGATTGTCGCCGACATCCCGGACCTCGAGGCCGCCAAGCAGAACTTCGACGGGATCACCTACGCCAAGGGCGCCTCCGTTCTCAAGCAGCTGGTGGCCTATGTGGGCTTCGACGCGTTCATTGCCGGCTCCCGCCGGTATTTCCGCGACCACGCCTACGGCAACACCACCCTGGCGGACCTGCTGGCGGCGTTGAGCGCCGCCTCCGGCCGCGACCTCGCCGCCTGGGCCCGGCAATGGCTGCAGACCTCCGGTATTTCGACCCTGACCTCGGAGATCGAGGAGCGCGACGGCGTGCTGGGCTCCGTGTCGCTGGTCCAGCACGCCGAGGATCCGATCACCGGCCGGCAGGAGCCGCGGCCGCACCGGCTGCGGATCGGCCTGTACAACTTCGACGAGGCCGGCGCCTTGGTCCGCACCGACAGTGTGGAGACCGACGTCGACGGCGACCGCACCGACGTCGGCCAGCTTGCCGGCAAGGCCCGCCCGGCGCTGCTGCTGGTCAACGACGAGGACCTTAGCTACGCGAAGGTCCGGCTCGACCCGCAGTCGGAGGCGACGGTCCGCCGCTCGCTGGGCGCGATCAGCGACCCGATGGCGCGCGCCCTGTGCTGGACCGCGCTCTGGGATTCGGCCCGGGATGCCGCCACCCCCGCGGCCCAATACGTCGACGCGGTGCAGCGCTTCGCCCCCACCGAACAGGGCATCGGGGTGCTCCTGAACGTCCTCGGCAACGCCGGAACGGCGATCGAACGCTACGTGCCGGCGGCCCGGCGCGGCGAGGTCCGCAGCCGCTTCCTCGACGCGGCCGCCGCGGAACTCCGCAACGCGGCGCCCGGCTCCGACCAGCAGCTGGCCTGGGCGCGGACCCTCGCCGCCACCAGCCGCTTCGACGCCGGCCAGCTGGGCCTGCTGAGGGGCCTGCTGGATGGCAGCACCGTGATCGAAGGGCTCTCCGTGGACGCGGAACTCCGGTGGAACCTCTGGCACGCCATCGCCGCGCACGGCCAGGCTACCCCCGGGGAGCTGGACACCGAACTGGCCCGCGACAATACCGCCTCGGGTAAGTCCGGGCATGCCACCGCCCTCGCCGCGCGACCGGACCCGAAGGTCAAAGCCGAAGCCTGGGACGCCGCCGTGCGCGGCACGGCGCTGTCCAACCAACTTCTCAGTGCGACCATCGCCGGCTTCAACACGGCCCCGGCGGAACTGCTGGCGGGCTACGTGGAGCCCTACTTCGAGTGCCTCGAGCAGGTCTGGGCGGACCGGAGCATCGAGATCGCGAGCCGGATCGTCCGCGGCTTCTACCCCGCGGGGCAGGACCTGGCGGGCCGGGGCGCGGCGCCGGAAGCACACCCGGTGATCGTCCGGACGGACGCGTGGCTCAACGGGCACCCGGATGCCCCGCGGGCGCTGCGCCGGATCATCATCGAACAGCGCAGCCAACTGCTGCGCGCACTCACGGCACAGGCCGCGCCCGCCTGA